In Halostella salina, a single window of DNA contains:
- a CDS encoding HAD family hydrolase, with protein sequence MVPEYDYWLFDLDGTLVDVESAYRHETLSEVEDRLGLSFTDDERYLVWHGTDDHRSALLPDGLSIRSFWETFDEVDDPVARAEATYLYDDATRVAEVDAPSGIVTHCPQPVADVVFDTLDIRDWFETIVCCSEEVGWKPDPAPVDRAKREMQVAHNGHRGALAGDAPCDVGAAWNAGLDGIHVERHDPDLQGRCVLGDYRVSSFAEL encoded by the coding sequence ATGGTCCCGGAGTACGACTACTGGCTGTTCGACCTCGACGGGACGCTCGTCGACGTCGAGTCGGCCTACCGCCACGAGACCCTCTCCGAGGTCGAGGACCGCCTCGGTCTCTCCTTTACCGACGACGAGCGCTACCTCGTCTGGCACGGGACGGACGACCACCGGTCCGCGCTCCTGCCGGACGGCCTCTCGATCCGGTCGTTCTGGGAGACGTTCGACGAGGTGGATGACCCCGTCGCCCGCGCCGAGGCGACGTACCTCTACGACGACGCCACACGGGTCGCGGAGGTCGACGCGCCCTCGGGGATCGTCACCCACTGCCCCCAGCCCGTCGCCGACGTGGTGTTCGACACCCTCGACATCCGCGACTGGTTCGAGACGATCGTCTGCTGCTCGGAGGAGGTCGGCTGGAAGCCCGACCCCGCGCCGGTCGACCGAGCGAAACGGGAGATGCAGGTTGCACACAACGGCCACCGCGGCGCGCTTGCGGGCGACGCCCCCTGCGACGTGGGCGCGGCGTGGAACGCCGGTCTCGACGGGATCCACGTCGAGCGCCACGACCCAGACCTCCAGGGGCGGTGCGTGCTGGGTGACTACCGCGTCTCGTCGTTCGCGGAGCTGTAG
- a CDS encoding ABC1 kinase family protein — MVSLVNLRAYWRFIVVARQFLPLLVAYARDRRRFLFFGGRRRVDAETRRRRANRLLDSLLTLGPTFIKLGQLLSTRPDILPPEYIEILSQLQDEVPPADWDRARVVIEEELGPVDEAFDDFDREPISGASLGQVYTAKVDDDPVAVKVRRPDIESLVEADLQVLRWSLPILLFFIDDSRSFSLENLADEFAKTIREEMDYEREAEMLREIRGNFADDDSIVIPPVVESRSGPRVLTMEYRPGTKINDLDELEARDIDRTELAENLQRAYLQMIIEDGVFHADPHPGNLAVTDQGQIIFYDFGMSGRVDDYIQEKIVDFYIAVANQDIDGILDALVEIGTLSPEADRQVMGEVMELAIQDVRGDDIEQYRVQQIVGQIEDSIYEFPFRLPKNLALVLRVATVVEGVCVTLDPEFDFIAIATDYLTEQGYREESIRQFLEGASDQVQESVQSTVRSPPKIERALDRIDRENFHVRAGFEDDEGVFDKLAKRLIYGLLLTAGVLSTALLYSFATVQSTAVAAGFSLIMAVLLYRSFRSRKGLRATPQFTRQNLKQQQRGSEGD, encoded by the coding sequence GTGGTGAGCCTGGTCAACCTTCGGGCGTACTGGCGGTTTATCGTCGTCGCGCGCCAGTTCCTGCCCCTGCTCGTCGCGTACGCTCGGGACCGCCGCCGCTTCCTGTTTTTCGGCGGCCGTCGCCGGGTCGACGCCGAGACGCGTCGCCGCCGCGCGAACCGCCTGCTTGACTCGCTGCTCACCCTCGGGCCCACGTTCATCAAGCTCGGCCAGCTGCTGTCGACCCGCCCCGACATCCTCCCCCCGGAGTACATCGAGATCCTCTCACAGCTACAGGACGAGGTGCCGCCGGCGGACTGGGACCGGGCGCGGGTCGTGATCGAGGAGGAGCTGGGCCCCGTCGACGAGGCGTTCGACGACTTCGACCGCGAGCCGATAAGCGGCGCGAGCCTCGGACAGGTGTACACCGCGAAGGTCGACGACGACCCGGTCGCGGTGAAGGTCCGGCGGCCCGACATCGAGTCGCTGGTCGAGGCCGACCTGCAGGTGCTCCGCTGGTCGCTGCCGATCCTCCTCTTTTTCATCGACGACTCCCGGTCGTTCTCGCTGGAGAACCTCGCCGACGAGTTCGCCAAGACGATCCGGGAGGAGATGGACTACGAGCGCGAGGCGGAGATGCTCCGGGAGATCCGCGGCAACTTCGCCGACGACGACAGCATCGTCATCCCGCCGGTCGTCGAGAGCCGGTCCGGCCCGCGCGTGCTGACGATGGAGTACCGGCCGGGGACGAAGATAAACGACCTGGACGAACTGGAAGCGCGGGACATCGACCGCACTGAACTCGCCGAGAACCTCCAGCGGGCGTACCTCCAGATGATCATCGAGGACGGCGTGTTCCACGCCGACCCCCACCCCGGCAACCTCGCGGTGACCGACCAGGGGCAGATCATCTTCTACGACTTCGGGATGAGCGGCCGCGTCGACGACTACATTCAGGAGAAGATCGTCGACTTCTACATCGCCGTCGCCAACCAGGACATCGACGGCATTCTCGACGCTCTCGTCGAGATCGGCACGCTGTCGCCCGAGGCCGACCGGCAGGTGATGGGCGAGGTGATGGAACTGGCCATCCAGGACGTGCGCGGCGACGACATCGAGCAGTACCGCGTCCAGCAGATCGTCGGCCAGATCGAGGACTCCATCTACGAGTTCCCGTTCCGCCTGCCGAAGAACCTCGCGCTGGTGCTCCGGGTCGCGACGGTCGTCGAGGGCGTCTGCGTGACGCTGGACCCCGAGTTCGACTTCATCGCCATCGCCACCGACTACCTCACCGAGCAGGGCTACCGCGAGGAGAGCATCCGGCAGTTCCTCGAGGGCGCGAGCGACCAGGTCCAGGAGTCGGTGCAGTCGACGGTGCGGTCCCCGCCGAAGATAGAGCGCGCGCTGGACCGGATCGACCGCGAGAACTTCCACGTCCGGGCCGGCTTCGAGGACGACGAGGGCGTGTTCGACAAACTCGCCAAGCGGCTCATCTACGGCCTGTTGCTGACCGCCGGCGTGCTCTCGACCGCGCTGCTGTACTCCTTCGCGACGGTCCAGTCGACGGCTGTGGCGGCGGGGTTCTCCCTGATTATGGCTGTCCTGCTGTACCGGTCCTTCCGCTCCCGGAAGGGGCTCCGAGCGACGCCGCAGTTCACCCGGCAGAACCTGAAACAGCAACAGCGCGGGAGCGAAGGCGACTGA
- a CDS encoding Hsp20/alpha crystallin family protein yields MSALRDSLRDLPDAVFADLLESDDAYLLVVDLPGVTADTVDVAVDGARLRIEARREKDIPTEYRYHTEERSLFLDADLPLPPDATDDGAAATVDRGVLELRLPKRGTGATEATIEITEA; encoded by the coding sequence ATGTCAGCGCTGCGTGATTCCCTGCGCGACCTGCCCGACGCCGTGTTCGCTGACCTCCTGGAGAGCGACGACGCGTACCTGCTCGTCGTCGACCTGCCCGGGGTCACGGCGGACACCGTCGACGTGGCCGTCGACGGGGCGAGATTACGGATCGAGGCGCGGCGCGAGAAGGATATCCCCACAGAGTACCGCTACCACACGGAGGAACGGTCCCTGTTTCTCGACGCCGACCTGCCGCTGCCGCCGGACGCCACCGACGACGGCGCGGCGGCGACGGTCGACCGCGGCGTGCTCGAACTCCGACTGCCCAAGCGGGGCACCGGTGCCACCGAGGCGACGATCGAGATCACCGAGGCGTAG
- a CDS encoding FG-GAP repeat protein, with amino-acid sequence MHARTATAAVGALAALLVAVAGAAAAPAAVGAQEANESGNDTALSPHATVSGGPAVGESVAGGDADGDGTGDVAVGQPFADGAGGNAGAAYLFYGPVERGEYGTDDADVTVTGADGGEWTGYDVALADLNGDGVDDLVVSAPLRGPGCVYVFYGGPSLSGTLTPADADAVIAGQGDEQFGLSVAPVENGGDGGGADGGAGLIVGAPRSDTGATDAGAAYYFADLPADGTTADADLALVGAAEGGRAGWDVAGGDADGDGTAELFVGARDVGPSSAGAVYGVAADRTGPVSLADADATIVGAEPGDRAGSTVALADRNGSAAVVVGAPTASANGSDSGAVYVVPPADADLSAVDPAFVGGPGERAGWDATAGDLTCDGQVDLLVGAPYADGNAGATYLVPADGDPARVLTGESGGDLSGYRVGLAANATGDGTLDALVGAPHENTTGVSGSATLLAGDCAVETPPASPNGTDGGTTTAAEGTDATAGTDAASETAGSDASETTGTADDGNRSLVPGGTVAAVAVGLAVAALALWRYRP; translated from the coding sequence ATGCACGCACGAACGGCCACAGCGGCGGTCGGCGCGCTCGCCGCCCTGCTGGTCGCCGTGGCCGGCGCAGCGGCGGCCCCGGCGGCGGTCGGCGCGCAAGAGGCGAACGAGAGCGGGAACGACACGGCGCTCTCGCCACACGCGACCGTGAGCGGCGGCCCGGCCGTCGGCGAGTCCGTCGCCGGCGGCGACGCGGACGGCGACGGGACCGGCGACGTGGCGGTCGGCCAGCCCTTCGCCGACGGGGCGGGCGGCAACGCCGGGGCCGCGTACCTCTTCTACGGCCCCGTCGAGCGCGGCGAGTACGGCACCGACGACGCCGACGTGACGGTCACGGGGGCCGACGGCGGCGAGTGGACCGGCTACGACGTTGCACTGGCGGACCTGAACGGCGACGGCGTCGACGACCTGGTCGTGAGCGCCCCGCTCCGTGGCCCGGGGTGCGTGTACGTGTTCTACGGCGGGCCGTCGCTGTCGGGGACGCTCACGCCCGCCGACGCCGACGCCGTGATCGCCGGGCAGGGCGACGAGCAGTTCGGGCTCTCGGTCGCGCCGGTCGAGAACGGCGGCGACGGCGGGGGCGCTGACGGCGGCGCGGGCCTGATCGTCGGCGCGCCGCGGAGCGACACCGGCGCGACGGACGCCGGCGCAGCCTACTACTTCGCCGACCTCCCCGCGGACGGTACCACGGCCGACGCGGATCTGGCGCTCGTCGGGGCGGCCGAGGGCGGGCGCGCCGGCTGGGACGTCGCCGGCGGCGACGCGGACGGCGACGGGACGGCGGAGCTGTTCGTCGGCGCGCGGGACGTGGGGCCGTCGTCGGCCGGCGCGGTGTACGGCGTCGCCGCCGACCGAACCGGCCCCGTCTCGCTCGCGGACGCTGACGCGACGATCGTCGGGGCCGAACCGGGCGACAGGGCCGGCTCGACCGTCGCGCTCGCCGACCGGAACGGCTCGGCCGCCGTGGTCGTCGGCGCGCCGACCGCGAGCGCGAACGGGAGCGACTCGGGGGCCGTGTACGTCGTGCCGCCCGCGGACGCCGACCTCTCGGCGGTCGACCCCGCCTTCGTCGGGGGGCCGGGCGAGCGCGCCGGCTGGGACGCGACCGCCGGCGACCTGACCTGCGACGGACAGGTCGACCTGCTCGTCGGCGCGCCGTACGCCGACGGGAACGCGGGGGCGACGTACCTCGTCCCGGCCGACGGGGACCCCGCGCGGGTGCTGACCGGCGAGAGCGGGGGTGACCTCTCCGGCTACCGCGTCGGCCTCGCGGCGAACGCGACGGGCGACGGGACGCTGGACGCGCTGGTCGGCGCGCCACACGAGAACACGACCGGCGTCAGCGGCTCCGCGACGCTGCTGGCCGGCGACTGCGCGGTCGAGACGCCGCCGGCGTCACCGAACGGGACGGACGGCGGGACGACCACCGCGGCCGAGGGAACTGACGCGACGGCGGGCACCGATGCGGCCTCGGAAACCGCCGGTAGCGACGCAAGCGAGACCACGGGGACGGCGGACGACGGGAACCGGTCGCTCGTCCCCGGCGGGACCGTCGCCGCCGTCGCGGTGGGGCTGGCCGTCGCCGCGCTGGCGCTGTGGCGCTACCGCCCCTGA
- a CDS encoding thermonuclease family protein: MRRALAACLLVLALAGCLGAITDDGSRTTERIEVTVVEVTDGDTVEVAYPNGTRETVRLLGVDTPEVHVENDPAEYEGVPDTEAGRACLREWGNRSSAFARSELAGEEVTLVFDDEADRRGGYGRLLAYVDYDGGRFNRALVEQGYARLYDTTFADRDDYAAAEERARENDTGLWTCADP, translated from the coding sequence ATGCGACGCGCGCTCGCGGCGTGTCTGCTCGTCCTCGCCCTCGCCGGCTGTCTCGGGGCGATCACGGACGACGGAAGCCGGACGACCGAACGGATCGAGGTGACCGTCGTCGAGGTGACCGACGGCGACACCGTCGAGGTGGCGTACCCCAACGGAACCCGGGAGACGGTGCGCCTGCTCGGCGTCGACACGCCCGAGGTCCACGTCGAGAACGACCCGGCCGAGTACGAGGGCGTCCCGGACACCGAGGCCGGGCGAGCCTGCCTGCGGGAGTGGGGGAACCGCTCGTCGGCGTTCGCGCGCTCCGAGCTGGCGGGCGAGGAGGTGACGCTCGTGTTCGACGACGAAGCGGACCGCCGGGGCGGCTACGGACGCCTGCTCGCCTACGTCGACTACGACGGCGGGCGGTTCAACCGGGCGCTGGTCGAGCAGGGGTACGCCCGGCTCTACGACACGACGTTCGCCGACCGGGACGACTACGCCGCGGCGGAGGAACGCGCCCGCGAGAACGACACCGGGCTGTGGACCTGCGCGGATCCGTAA
- a CDS encoding molybdopterin molybdotransferase MoeA → MSDLTEAGFKDRTRLDEARATLRDAVAGTDRTEQVPLTAADGRVVAERVTAERPVPHYRRAAMDGYAVRAADTFGASDRSPALLRAGDAVGPERATRVHTGSELPDGADAVVMVERVEQVGDDLEVFDAVAEGENVAPVGEDVSEGETLYEPGHRLRPSDLGMLKSVGVDEVAVYDRPTVGVVPTGEELVQRDPAPGEVVETNGLTASRYVERWGGRATYRNVVTDDREALRAAVQRDLTKDLVVTTGGSSVGERDLIPEVVDDLGEVLVHGVAVKPGHPVALGVVADTPVLMLPGYPVACIVNAVQFLRPALKWAGNMPLRDPPTVEARLDRKVPSEPGTRTFARVRLTDEDGERVAVPTRASGAGVLSSVALADGWVEIPDDSEGVAAGETVAVQDWEWSA, encoded by the coding sequence ATGAGCGATCTCACCGAGGCCGGGTTCAAGGACCGCACCCGGCTCGACGAGGCACGGGCGACCCTCCGGGACGCCGTCGCTGGGACCGACCGCACCGAGCAGGTCCCGCTGACGGCGGCCGACGGGCGGGTCGTCGCCGAGCGCGTGACGGCCGAGCGCCCGGTGCCCCACTACCGGCGGGCGGCGATGGACGGCTACGCGGTGCGTGCCGCCGACACCTTCGGCGCGAGCGACCGCTCCCCGGCGCTGCTCCGGGCCGGCGACGCGGTGGGGCCGGAGCGGGCGACGCGCGTCCACACCGGGAGCGAACTGCCCGACGGTGCCGACGCCGTCGTCATGGTCGAACGGGTCGAGCAGGTCGGCGACGACCTCGAAGTGTTCGACGCGGTGGCCGAGGGCGAGAACGTCGCGCCGGTCGGCGAGGACGTGAGCGAGGGCGAGACGCTGTACGAGCCGGGCCACCGGCTCCGGCCGTCCGACCTGGGCATGCTGAAGTCCGTCGGCGTCGACGAGGTGGCCGTCTACGACCGGCCGACCGTCGGCGTGGTCCCGACCGGCGAGGAACTCGTCCAGCGCGACCCCGCCCCCGGCGAGGTGGTCGAGACGAACGGGCTGACGGCCTCCCGGTACGTCGAGCGCTGGGGCGGCCGCGCCACGTACCGCAACGTCGTGACGGACGACCGGGAGGCCCTGCGCGCGGCGGTCCAGCGCGACCTGACGAAGGACCTCGTGGTCACGACCGGCGGCTCCTCCGTCGGCGAGCGCGACCTGATCCCGGAAGTCGTCGACGACCTCGGGGAGGTGCTGGTCCACGGCGTCGCGGTGAAGCCCGGCCATCCCGTCGCGCTCGGCGTCGTCGCGGACACCCCCGTGCTGATGCTCCCGGGCTACCCCGTCGCCTGCATCGTCAACGCCGTGCAGTTCCTCCGGCCGGCGCTGAAGTGGGCGGGCAACATGCCGCTCCGGGACCCCCCGACCGTCGAGGCGCGGCTCGACCGGAAGGTCCCGAGCGAGCCGGGCACCCGGACGTTCGCCCGGGTCCGGCTGACGGACGAGGACGGCGAGCGCGTCGCCGTCCCGACCCGAGCGAGCGGGGCGGGCGTCCTCTCCAGCGTCGCGCTGGCCGACGGCTGGGTCGAGATCCCGGACGACAGCGAGGGCGTCGCCGCCGGCGAGACCGTCGCCGTGCAGGACTGGGAGTGGTCGGCATGA
- a CDS encoding Hvo_1808 family surface protein yields the protein MRSLRPLVLVALLVLAGCTAPATPGADRTATTAAQAQPTDGEPAPTDGEPNGTTAAASDRTEDVQGWEDGYWYNDTLSVNASDGLTDAELDAVVARSMARVERVRGVEFDSDVPVSVISRAEYRNDTAATGTGGGAFANVRNRALFLVGDDADAADVAQENRASAVLGYYDIRDDRIVLVSDSEQPRVDEITLAQELYHAYQFRYGNAVEPRIPPTASDDRVAALLSLIEGDANLVDERYAARCEAEWDCLRPRDDGGDGNASTAGIHMGLYIHSYFPYAEGQAYVESVRERAGWEGVSDLYADPPTSTAAVIHGGTEEPIPLSLPDRSTADWERVGGAAGSQSTTLGERGLATMFAYTLYDDRDGAVIDRAAFVRSENGSQRLDYDINYSNGWGNDRLYAYENGDRTGYVWRIRWDDVANATEFVDGYEKLLAYHGAERRDGRWVIDDGPFAANYYVEREDEAVTLVSAPSKRGVVELYPAATAALSSAD from the coding sequence ATGCGTTCCCTCCGCCCGCTCGTGCTTGTCGCGCTGCTGGTTCTCGCCGGGTGTACGGCACCGGCAACGCCCGGAGCCGACCGAACCGCGACGACGGCCGCGCAGGCCCAGCCGACAGACGGGGAGCCTGCCCCGACCGACGGCGAACCGAACGGGACGACGGCCGCCGCGTCCGACCGAACCGAGGACGTGCAGGGCTGGGAGGACGGCTACTGGTACAACGACACGCTGTCAGTGAACGCGAGCGACGGCCTGACCGACGCGGAGCTCGACGCCGTCGTGGCGCGGTCGATGGCCCGGGTCGAGCGCGTCCGCGGGGTGGAGTTCGACAGCGATGTGCCCGTCAGCGTCATCAGCCGGGCCGAGTACCGCAACGACACCGCCGCGACGGGCACGGGCGGCGGGGCGTTCGCGAACGTCCGGAACCGCGCGCTGTTTCTCGTGGGCGACGACGCGGACGCCGCGGACGTGGCCCAGGAGAACCGGGCGTCCGCGGTGCTTGGCTACTACGACATCCGCGACGACCGGATCGTGCTCGTCTCCGACAGTGAGCAGCCCCGGGTCGACGAGATAACGCTCGCACAGGAGCTGTACCACGCCTACCAGTTCCGCTACGGCAACGCGGTCGAACCCCGGATCCCCCCGACCGCGTCCGACGACCGCGTGGCCGCGCTCCTGTCGCTGATCGAGGGCGACGCGAACCTCGTCGACGAGCGGTACGCCGCCCGCTGCGAGGCCGAGTGGGACTGCCTCCGGCCACGCGACGACGGCGGGGACGGCAACGCGTCGACCGCCGGCATCCACATGGGGCTGTACATCCACTCCTACTTCCCGTACGCCGAGGGACAGGCGTACGTCGAATCCGTCCGCGAGCGGGCCGGCTGGGAAGGCGTCTCCGACCTGTACGCCGACCCGCCGACGAGTACTGCGGCGGTGATCCACGGCGGCACCGAGGAACCGATCCCGCTCTCCCTCCCCGACCGGAGCACCGCCGACTGGGAGCGCGTCGGGGGGGCCGCCGGGTCGCAGTCGACGACGCTCGGCGAGCGCGGCCTCGCCACCATGTTCGCGTACACGCTGTACGACGACCGCGACGGCGCGGTGATCGACCGGGCGGCGTTCGTCCGGTCCGAAAACGGCAGCCAGCGACTCGACTACGACATCAACTACTCGAACGGCTGGGGCAACGACCGCCTGTACGCCTACGAGAACGGCGACAGGACGGGCTACGTCTGGCGGATCCGGTGGGACGACGTCGCCAACGCCACGGAGTTCGTCGACGGGTACGAGAAGCTGCTCGCATACCACGGCGCAGAGCGCCGCGACGGGCGGTGGGTCATCGACGACGGTCCCTTCGCCGCCAACTACTACGTCGAGCGCGAGGACGAGGCCGTGACGCTCGTCAGCGCGCCGTCGAAACGCGGGGTCGTGGAACTGTACCCCGCCGCCACCGCGGCGTTGTCCTCGGCGGACTGA
- a CDS encoding helix-turn-helix transcriptional regulator has product MDPDTDPTRFLSVLDGRGDVLDSLREDPKGKRELESQLGVSRSTVDRAVRELEAEGLVARAGDGYDLTAAGRLLVREYRQFERTAATIARLDPFLRWLPAEEFDVNPRWLTEADLHTPEEGDPYAMINRHVAAIADCDRFRGMLPLVGLHAHETVHERVVEDGATVDMLLESAALETMQSPAYRPKAAELIELDRYDVRVTDEPVPYFLGVFDGERVQIGVDADGEPRALLESDDDRVVEWAEAKLADRRAAATPVPPAEFESDD; this is encoded by the coding sequence ATGGATCCGGACACCGACCCGACCCGCTTCCTCTCGGTCCTCGACGGCCGGGGCGACGTGCTCGACTCGCTCCGGGAGGATCCGAAGGGGAAGCGGGAGCTGGAATCCCAGCTTGGGGTTTCCCGGTCGACGGTCGACCGGGCCGTCCGCGAGCTGGAAGCCGAAGGGCTGGTCGCACGCGCCGGTGACGGGTACGACCTCACGGCGGCCGGCCGGCTCCTCGTCCGCGAGTACCGGCAGTTCGAGCGGACGGCCGCAACGATCGCCAGGCTCGACCCGTTCCTCAGGTGGCTGCCGGCGGAGGAGTTCGACGTGAACCCGCGGTGGCTGACGGAGGCCGACCTCCACACGCCCGAGGAGGGGGACCCCTACGCGATGATCAACCGTCACGTGGCGGCGATCGCCGACTGCGACCGGTTCCGCGGGATGCTGCCGCTGGTCGGCCTCCACGCCCACGAGACCGTCCACGAGCGCGTCGTCGAGGACGGGGCGACCGTCGACATGCTGCTCGAATCGGCGGCGCTGGAGACGATGCAGTCGCCGGCGTACCGGCCGAAAGCCGCCGAACTCATCGAACTGGACCGGTACGACGTCCGCGTCACCGACGAGCCGGTCCCCTACTTCCTCGGGGTGTTCGACGGGGAGCGCGTTCAGATCGGCGTCGACGCGGACGGCGAACCGCGGGCGCTGCTGGAGTCCGACGACGACCGTGTCGTCGAGTGGGCCGAGGCGAAACTGGCGGACCGCCGGGCGGCCGCAACGCCGGTCCCGCCCGCAGAATTCGAATCGGACGACTGA
- a CDS encoding molybdopterin biosynthesis protein, producing MTERKEFRDLAPPAEAREAIASLDLAPDPESVPIDDAGGRVLAERVDAGLDVPGFDRASLDGYALRARDTFGADEADPARLDLVGAVHAGEEPTVEVGDGEAVEISTGAVMPPGADAMVMMEQTDRVEPRSTDGASGEAASEEDGEVLVRTSVAPGDNVMLAGADVAAGERALGPGTRLTAREIGLLSALGVGEVPVRGKPRVGIVSTGDELVRPGEELHSERGQIHDVNSYAVASAVEEAGGEAVTYPHAGDDRAEMERVLTTAAEECDLVLSSGSTSASAVDVVYDVVEDRGELLLHGVAVKPGKPMLVGRMEGSAYVGLPGYPVSALTIFRTFVAPAVREAAGLPEPRTATVEGRMARQERYAEGRLRYMPVGLVTDGDGGTLVYPVDKGSGATTSLVEADGVVAVDPDTDYLAADESVTVELFSPEVRPPSLFGVGEDDPLLSRLLDGVANPRYLSVGSRGGLRRLRDGTPDVAVTAGPVERDVDAASLGEWTREWGLVVPAGNPEGVEGVADLVDRDLRLVNRTTDSGLRTSLGNAVAALADERGVDRRDLVDAIDGFDLAVRAVESPARKVAAGQADAGVGLRATAATLGLGFVPVGEQTVRVHGNPDRAEKAGVAELREALSGVPELAADLPGYSSANDETR from the coding sequence GTGACGGAGCGCAAGGAGTTCCGCGACCTCGCGCCGCCCGCCGAGGCCCGCGAGGCGATCGCGTCGCTGGACCTGGCCCCGGACCCCGAGTCGGTCCCCATCGACGATGCCGGCGGTCGCGTCCTCGCCGAGCGGGTCGACGCCGGCCTCGACGTGCCGGGGTTCGACCGCGCGTCGCTGGACGGCTACGCGCTCCGCGCCCGGGACACGTTCGGCGCGGACGAGGCCGACCCCGCGCGCCTCGACCTGGTCGGCGCGGTCCACGCCGGCGAGGAGCCGACCGTGGAGGTGGGCGACGGCGAGGCCGTGGAGATCTCGACCGGCGCGGTGATGCCCCCCGGGGCGGACGCGATGGTGATGATGGAGCAAACTGACCGCGTCGAGCCACGCTCGACGGACGGCGCGAGCGGCGAGGCCGCGAGCGAGGAAGATGGGGAAGTGCTCGTCCGCACCTCGGTCGCGCCCGGCGACAATGTGATGCTCGCGGGGGCGGACGTGGCAGCCGGCGAGCGCGCGCTCGGCCCCGGCACCCGCCTCACGGCCCGCGAGATCGGCCTGCTGTCGGCGCTGGGCGTCGGCGAGGTGCCCGTTCGGGGCAAGCCGCGGGTCGGCATCGTCTCGACGGGCGACGAGCTGGTGCGCCCGGGCGAGGAGTTGCACAGCGAACGCGGCCAGATCCACGACGTGAACTCCTACGCCGTCGCCAGCGCCGTCGAGGAGGCCGGCGGCGAGGCCGTCACCTACCCGCACGCCGGCGACGACCGGGCGGAGATGGAGCGGGTGCTTACGACCGCCGCCGAGGAGTGCGACCTGGTGCTGTCGTCGGGGTCGACGAGCGCCAGCGCCGTCGACGTGGTGTACGACGTGGTCGAGGACCGCGGCGAGCTGTTGCTCCACGGCGTCGCGGTCAAGCCGGGGAAGCCGATGCTGGTCGGACGGATGGAGGGTTCGGCCTACGTCGGCCTGCCGGGCTACCCCGTCTCCGCGCTCACCATCTTCCGGACGTTCGTCGCGCCGGCGGTCCGCGAGGCGGCCGGCCTCCCCGAACCGCGGACGGCGACGGTCGAGGGCCGAATGGCCCGGCAGGAGCGGTACGCGGAGGGCCGCCTGCGGTACATGCCGGTCGGCCTCGTCACGGACGGCGACGGGGGGACGCTCGTCTACCCCGTCGACAAGGGCAGCGGCGCGACGACCAGCCTCGTGGAGGCCGACGGCGTCGTCGCGGTCGACCCCGACACGGACTACCTCGCAGCGGACGAAAGCGTCACCGTCGAACTGTTCTCGCCCGAGGTCCGGCCGCCGTCGCTGTTCGGCGTCGGCGAGGACGACCCGCTCCTGTCGCGCCTGCTCGACGGCGTGGCGAACCCCCGGTACCTCTCGGTCGGGAGCCGGGGGGGCCTGCGCCGTCTGCGCGACGGGACGCCGGACGTGGCCGTGACCGCGGGGCCGGTCGAGCGCGACGTGGACGCCGCCTCGCTCGGCGAATGGACCCGCGAGTGGGGGCTGGTCGTGCCGGCGGGGAACCCCGAGGGGGTCGAGGGGGTCGCCGACCTGGTCGACCGCGACCTGCGGCTCGTCAACCGGACGACCGACTCCGGGCTGCGGACCAGCCTCGGGAACGCGGTCGCGGCGCTGGCCGACGAGCGCGGCGTCGACCGGCGGGACCTCGTCGATGCCATCGACGGCTTCGACCTGGCGGTCCGCGCGGTCGAGAGTCCCGCCCGGAAGGTCGCGGCCGGGCAGGCCGACGCGGGCGTGGGGCTCCGGGCGACCGCGGCGACGCTCGGGCTCGGCTTCGTCCCGGTCGGCGAGCAGACGGTGCGCGTGCACGGGAACCCGGACCGGGCGGAGAAGGCAGGGGTGGCGGAGCTACGCGAGGCGCTGTCGGGCGTTCCGGAACTCGCCGCGGACCTGCCCGGCTACAGCTCCGCGAACGACGAGACGCGGTAG